A portion of the Tepidanaerobacter syntrophicus genome contains these proteins:
- the rpmG gene encoding 50S ribosomal protein L33, whose translation MRTNIVLACTECKERNYFTQKNKKNDPDRLEMTKYCRRCGKHTLHRETK comes from the coding sequence TTGAGGACCAACATAGTTTTAGCATGTACAGAATGCAAGGAAAGAAATTATTTTACTCAAAAAAATAAAAAGAATGATCCCGATAGATTGGAAATGACTAAATACTGCAGACGCTGCGGAAAACATACACTGCACAGGGAAACTAAATGA